A genome region from Streptomyces sp. S4.7 includes the following:
- a CDS encoding ABC transporter ATP-binding protein, whose product MIAAGSGTTSIGLRGVHKSYGRTTALDGVELDVAEGEFFCLLGPSGAGKTTTLKTVAGLEEPDSGAVELGGRDMTGVEPYDRGVAMCFESYALYPHRSAYDNLASPLRSPKYRLPAAEARTRIHDIAELLGIEQLLERPVGALSNGQRQRVALGRVLVRPARAFLLDEPLSHLDAKLRQAMRAELKAIGDVRHTTTLYVTHDSVEALALGDRIGVIREGRIVQTGTRGEIWHRPHDTFVARSFGRPMINLLPGTVTADGHFGSAEGGFEVPLDVPAPPGTAVQLGVRPRDVTLGEAGGAGDAAGGSGAVELTGTVYVTEVLGRATEVTVRLGSRQLSLVAPRAGAAGLRTDDFVRLRADLENLLLFEADRPGRPGRRIST is encoded by the coding sequence GTGATCGCGGCCGGGTCCGGCACCACCTCGATAGGGCTGCGCGGCGTCCACAAGTCGTACGGACGCACCACCGCGCTCGACGGCGTCGAACTGGACGTGGCCGAGGGTGAGTTCTTCTGTCTGCTCGGCCCGTCCGGGGCGGGCAAGACGACGACGCTCAAGACCGTCGCCGGTCTGGAGGAGCCGGACTCCGGCGCGGTCGAGCTGGGCGGCCGGGACATGACCGGCGTCGAGCCCTACGACCGGGGCGTGGCCATGTGCTTCGAGTCGTACGCGCTCTATCCGCACCGCTCCGCCTACGACAACCTCGCATCGCCGCTGCGCTCGCCCAAGTACCGGCTGCCGGCCGCCGAGGCCCGTACGCGGATCCACGACATCGCCGAACTGCTCGGTATCGAGCAGCTGTTGGAGCGTCCGGTGGGCGCCCTGTCGAACGGGCAGCGGCAGCGGGTGGCGCTCGGGCGGGTGCTCGTACGGCCCGCGCGCGCGTTCCTCCTCGACGAGCCGCTCTCCCATCTCGACGCCAAGCTCCGCCAGGCGATGCGCGCGGAGCTGAAGGCCATCGGGGACGTCCGGCACACGACCACGCTGTATGTCACGCACGACTCGGTGGAGGCGCTGGCGCTCGGCGACCGGATCGGGGTGATCAGGGAGGGGCGGATCGTCCAGACCGGGACGCGGGGGGAGATCTGGCACCGGCCGCACGACACGTTCGTCGCCCGCTCCTTCGGTCGCCCGATGATCAACCTGCTGCCGGGGACGGTCACCGCGGACGGGCACTTCGGGTCGGCGGAGGGCGGCTTCGAGGTGCCGCTGGACGTACCGGCGCCGCCGGGCACGGCGGTGCAGCTGGGCGTACGGCCGAGGGACGTCACCCTGGGTGAGGCCGGGGGCGCCGGGGACGCGGCGGGCGGGAGCGGCGCGGTGGAGTTGACCGGCACCGTCTACGTCACCGAGGTCCTCGGCCGCGCCACCGAGGTCACCGTCCGGCTCGGCTCCCGGCAGCTCTCGCTCGTCGCCCCGCGCGCCGGCGCGGCCGGCCTGCGCACGGACGATTTTGTACGGCTCCGCGCGGATCTTGAGAACCTGCTCCTGTTCGAGGCCGACCGGCCGGGACGTCCAGGACGAAGGATCAGCACATGA
- a CDS encoding carbohydrate ABC transporter permease translates to MTRRQPPARRNGAARRRVLGIAADGALILYFLFALFPVMWMVVLSLKPGHELLSTYFSFTPTLDSYRTVLGAGEDEGVPFVRFFLNSLVVSLGAVGLSLVIGLPAAYAAARWRFRGSENLMFTLLSFRFAPELTVIIPLFVLYQQLGLFDTHLGMIWVLQLVTLPLIVWIMRSYFADLSPELEQAALLDGYTRKQAFFRVALPLVKPGIAAVSLLAFIFAWNNFVFPLILTSSQAQTVTVGALSFLGGDRPKYNLTAAAALVSVIPPLLLALTIQRYLVRGLSFGAVKS, encoded by the coding sequence GTGACGAGACGTCAGCCGCCTGCGCGGCGGAACGGGGCGGCGCGGCGACGGGTGCTGGGGATCGCCGCCGACGGCGCGCTGATCCTCTACTTCCTCTTCGCGCTCTTCCCCGTCATGTGGATGGTCGTGCTCTCGCTGAAGCCGGGACACGAACTCTTAAGCACCTACTTCTCCTTCACCCCGACCCTGGACTCCTACCGCACGGTCCTCGGCGCGGGCGAGGACGAGGGTGTGCCGTTCGTGCGGTTCTTCCTCAACTCCCTGGTGGTGTCGCTGGGGGCCGTCGGGCTCTCCCTGGTGATCGGGCTGCCCGCCGCGTACGCCGCGGCGCGCTGGCGGTTCCGCGGCTCGGAGAATCTGATGTTCACGCTGCTGTCGTTCCGCTTCGCGCCCGAACTGACCGTGATCATCCCGCTGTTCGTGCTCTACCAGCAGCTCGGTCTCTTCGACACCCACCTCGGCATGATCTGGGTCCTGCAACTGGTCACGCTGCCGCTGATCGTGTGGATCATGCGGTCGTACTTCGCCGACCTGTCACCGGAGCTGGAGCAGGCGGCGCTGCTCGACGGCTACACCCGCAAACAGGCGTTCTTCCGGGTCGCGCTGCCGCTGGTGAAGCCGGGGATCGCGGCGGTGTCACTGCTGGCCTTCATCTTCGCGTGGAACAACTTCGTCTTCCCGCTGATCCTCACCTCCTCACAGGCGCAGACCGTGACCGTGGGCGCGCTGTCGTTCCTCGGCGGCGACCGGCCCAAGTACAACCTGACGGCCGCCGCCGCGCTCGTGTCGGTGATCCCGCCGTTGCTGCTGGCGCTCACGATCCAGCGGTATCTGGTGCGGGGGCTGTCGTTCGGGGCGGTGAAGTCGTGA
- a CDS encoding sugar ABC transporter substrate-binding protein: MDMHGQLGHDRRRFLALTAAASSVPLLSACGAGFGDGDSKSDGSAADDVTGSFDWQRHKGTTVKALLNKHPYTDALIADLKAFTAKTGIKVEYDVFPEDNYFDKLTVDLSSGRASYDIFMLGAYMVWQYGPPGWLEDLGPWMRNESATGAEWDQDDFLPSLLEGTQWSLKAGTPLGQGGQYALPWGWEANVVAYNTEVFNKLGLRPAESFDELRELAGTIKRKAPGAGFDGMYGVAVRGSRSWATIHPGFMTMFSRYKLKDFTVDGESLKPAMNSPEAITFTRDWADMVKKGGPPSWTSYTWYQCSSDLGAKKAGMLFDADTAAYFQAVKGASPAAGKIAFHPGPKGPDGSLATNMWIWSLGMNAKSKKKSAAWLFLQWATGKEHLRKGAIEYNHIDPVRKSVSDDPAYRDKMSELAGFIETFEAVQDQTRIQFTPQEQFFDATTSWASALQEIYGGKSAGPVLNGLADDLASKVG; the protein is encoded by the coding sequence ATGGACATGCACGGGCAGCTCGGGCACGACCGGCGGCGGTTCCTCGCGCTCACGGCGGCGGCGTCTTCCGTCCCGTTGCTGAGCGCCTGCGGGGCCGGCTTCGGTGACGGTGACAGCAAGAGCGACGGGTCCGCCGCCGACGACGTCACCGGATCCTTCGACTGGCAGCGGCACAAGGGCACCACCGTCAAGGCGCTGCTCAACAAGCATCCGTACACGGACGCGCTGATCGCCGATCTGAAGGCGTTCACCGCGAAGACCGGCATCAAGGTCGAGTACGACGTGTTCCCCGAGGACAACTACTTCGACAAGCTGACCGTCGACCTCTCCAGCGGCCGGGCGTCGTACGACATCTTCATGCTCGGCGCCTACATGGTGTGGCAGTACGGCCCGCCGGGCTGGCTGGAGGATCTCGGCCCCTGGATGCGCAACGAGTCGGCCACCGGCGCCGAATGGGACCAGGACGACTTCCTGCCGAGCCTCCTCGAAGGCACCCAGTGGTCCCTGAAGGCCGGCACGCCGCTCGGGCAGGGCGGGCAGTACGCGCTGCCGTGGGGCTGGGAGGCCAACGTCGTCGCGTACAACACGGAGGTCTTCAACAAGCTGGGGCTGCGGCCCGCCGAGTCCTTCGACGAGTTGCGCGAACTCGCCGGGACCATCAAGCGCAAGGCGCCCGGGGCCGGTTTCGACGGGATGTACGGGGTCGCGGTGCGCGGCTCGCGGAGCTGGGCGACGATCCACCCCGGCTTCATGACGATGTTCTCCCGCTACAAGCTGAAGGACTTCACGGTCGACGGGGAGAGCCTGAAGCCCGCCATGAACTCCCCCGAGGCCATCACGTTCACCCGTGACTGGGCGGACATGGTCAAGAAGGGCGGGCCGCCCTCGTGGACCTCGTACACCTGGTACCAGTGTTCGAGCGACCTGGGCGCGAAGAAGGCGGGCATGCTCTTCGACGCGGACACCGCCGCGTACTTCCAGGCGGTGAAGGGCGCGTCGCCCGCCGCCGGGAAGATCGCGTTCCATCCGGGGCCGAAGGGGCCCGACGGTTCGCTCGCGACCAACATGTGGATCTGGTCGCTCGGCATGAACGCCAAGAGCAAGAAGAAGAGCGCCGCCTGGCTGTTCCTCCAGTGGGCCACCGGCAAGGAGCACCTGCGCAAGGGCGCGATCGAGTACAACCACATCGATCCGGTGCGCAAGTCGGTGAGCGACGACCCTGCGTACCGGGACAAGATGAGCGAACTTGCGGGTTTCATCGAGACGTTCGAGGCCGTCCAGGACCAGACGCGGATCCAGTTCACCCCGCAGGAGCAGTTCTTCGACGCGACCACGAGCTGGGCGTCGGCGCTCCAGGAGATCTACGGGGGCAAGAGCGCGGGGCCGGTGCTGAACGGACTGGCGGACGATCTGGCCTCGAAGGTCGGGTGA
- a CDS encoding sugar ABC transporter permease, whose protein sequence is MSSSTEADHGAASSDDAAVAGAREKASAADRGSGSGPAAGAPPPAGPGAERSVPRWRRSLRPYLLIVPALLLTGGILYPFGLGLYYTVFDFAASKPQPDFTGLENYRRIFTDSSFWDSAWVTVLYAVGAAAVETVLGVAVALLLHRSTLVGRVLEKVLILPLMIAPVIAAIIWKLMLQPSVGVVNHLLRPFGLGGVQWTDTPTGALLSSIAVDVWVYTPFVAILALAGLRSLPASPFEAAAVDGAGWWFTFRKLTMPMLWPYVLVAVIFRFMDSLKVFDIIYALTEGGPGDSTVVLQIRAYLEAIRFQRYSFGLSYMIVLWAVVYLAAMVLVRYLGRIQNRAAEVSR, encoded by the coding sequence ATGTCCTCGTCGACGGAGGCCGATCACGGGGCGGCCTCGTCCGACGACGCGGCCGTGGCCGGCGCCCGTGAAAAGGCGTCGGCCGCGGATCGGGGTTCGGGCTCCGGCCCGGCCGCGGGCGCTCCCCCGCCCGCGGGCCCCGGCGCGGAGAGGAGCGTCCCGCGGTGGCGGCGCTCCCTTCGCCCGTATCTGCTCATCGTGCCCGCCCTGCTGCTGACCGGCGGGATCCTCTACCCCTTCGGGCTCGGCCTGTACTACACGGTGTTCGACTTCGCGGCGAGCAAGCCGCAGCCGGACTTCACGGGCCTGGAGAACTACCGGCGGATCTTCACCGACTCCTCCTTCTGGGACTCGGCGTGGGTGACGGTGCTCTACGCGGTCGGCGCCGCCGCCGTCGAGACGGTGCTCGGCGTCGCCGTGGCGCTGCTCCTGCACCGCTCGACACTGGTGGGCCGGGTGCTGGAGAAGGTCCTCATCCTGCCGCTGATGATCGCGCCGGTGATCGCCGCGATCATCTGGAAGCTGATGCTCCAGCCGTCGGTCGGGGTCGTGAACCACCTGCTGCGGCCGTTCGGTCTGGGCGGGGTGCAGTGGACGGACACCCCGACGGGCGCGCTGCTCTCCTCGATCGCCGTGGACGTGTGGGTCTACACCCCGTTCGTCGCGATCCTGGCGCTGGCGGGGCTGCGCTCGCTGCCCGCGTCGCCCTTCGAGGCGGCGGCGGTCGACGGGGCGGGCTGGTGGTTCACCTTCCGCAAGCTGACGATGCCGATGCTGTGGCCGTACGTCCTGGTCGCCGTGATCTTCCGGTTCATGGACTCGCTGAAGGTCTTCGACATCATCTACGCCCTGACGGAGGGCGGCCCCGGCGACTCCACGGTGGTGCTCCAGATCCGCGCGTATCTGGAGGCGATCCGCTTCCAGCGCTACTCGTTCGGGCTGAGCTACATGATCGTGCTGTGGGCGGTGGTCTATCTGGCGGCGATGGTGCTGGTGCGCTATCTGGGCCGGATCCAGAACCGGGCGGCGGAGGTGTCGAGGTGA